The Meriones unguiculatus strain TT.TT164.6M chromosome 6, Bangor_MerUng_6.1, whole genome shotgun sequence genome has a window encoding:
- the Slc25a38 gene encoding mitochondrial glycine transporter, translating into MGVSAEPRSLSVAGAGLASPMMETARSALLPPPDVEDAVDTLMLHPVIKAFLCGSISGTCSTLLFQPLDLLKTRLQTLQPSDLGSRRVGMVAVFVKVVRTESPLGLWKGMSPSVVRCVPGVGIYFGTLYSLKQYFLRGHPPTALESVILGMGSRSVAGVCMSPFTVVKTRYESGTYSYESICGALRSIYCSEGHRGLFRGLTATLLRDAPFSGLYLMFYSQTRATVLHGTDRLEAAPMPLVNFGCGVLAGILASLVTQPADVIKTHMQLSPVRFRWIGQAAMLIFKSHGLRGFFHGSVPRALRRTLMAAMAWTVYEEMMARMGLKS; encoded by the exons ATGGGCGTGAGCGCCGAGCCGCGGAGCCTCTCGGTCGCCGGGGCCGGGCTCGCGTCCCCGATGATGGAGACGGCGCGCTCGGCGCTGCTGCCGCCGCCGGACGTAGAGGACGCGGTGGACACGCTCATG TTACATCCAGTGATCAAAGCTTTCCTCTGTGGCTCCATCAGCGGGACCTGCTCCACcctcctcttccagcctctggaCCTCCTCAAGACCCGCCTGCAGACCCTGCAGCCCTCAGACCTAGG GTCCAGGCGTGTTGGGATGGTGGCTGTGTTCGTGAAGGTGGTTCGCACAGAGAGCCCTTTGGGCCTTTGGAAAGGGATGTCTCCT TCCGTCGTGAGGTGTGTCCCTGGCGTGGGGATCTACTTTGGCACACTGTACTCCCTGAAGCAGTACTTCCTGCGAGGCCACCCTCCCACTGCCCTGGAGTCGGTCATCCTGGGCATGGGCTCACGTTCTGTTGCAGGAGTCTGCATGTCACCCTTCACAGTGGTCAAGACGCGCTATGAG AGCGGGACTTACAGCTACGAGAGCATCTGTGGAGCCCTGAGGAGCATCTACTGCAGTGAGGGCCACCGCGGCCTCTTCAGGGGCCTGACGGCAACCCTCCTTCGCGATGCGCCCTTTTCAGGGCTCTACCTGATGTTTTACAGCCAGACCAGAGCCACGGTGCTCCATGGCACAG ACCGGCTGGAGGCTGCTCCGATGCCCCTTGTTAATTTTGGCTGCGGGGTGCTTGCTGGCATTCTGGCTTCGCTGGTGACGCAGCCCGCAGATGTGATCAAGACTCACATGCAGCTCTCCCCAGTGAGGTTTCGGTGGATTGGCCAAGCGGCCATGCTCATCTTCAAG AGCCATGGGCTGCGTGGCTTCTTTCATGGCAGCGTTCCTCGGGCCCTCCGTAGAACTCTAATGGCTGCCATGGCATGGACTGTCTATGAGGAGATGATGGCCAGGATGGGCCTGAAGTCCTGA
- the Rpsa gene encoding small ribosomal subunit protein uS2 — protein MSGALDVLQMKEEDVLKFLAAGTHLGGTNLDFQMEQYIYKRKSDGIYIINLKRTWEKLLLAARAIVAIENPADVSVISSRNTGQRAVLKFAAATGATPIAGRFTPGTFTNQIQAAFREPRLLVVTDPRADHQPLTEASYVNLPTIALCNTDSPLRYVDIAIPCNNKGAHSVGLMWWMLAREVLRMRGTISREHPWEVMPDLYFYRDPEEIEKEEQAAAEKAVTKEEFQGEWTAPAPEFTAAQPEVADWSEGVQVPSVPIQQFPTEDWSAQPTTEDWSAAPTAQATEWVGATTEWS, from the exons ATGTCcggagcccttgatgtcctgcagatgaaggaggaggatgtcctcaaattcctcgCCGCGGGAACCCACTTaggtggcaccaaccttgactttcagatggagcaatacatctacaaaaggaagagtgatg gtatctacatcataaatctgaagaggacctgggagaAGCTGTTGCTTGCTGCTcgggctattgttgccattgagaaccctGCTGATGTCAgcgtcatctcctccaggaacactggccaG cgagctgtgctgaagtttgctgcTGCTACTGGAGCCACGCCAATTGCTGGCCGCTTCACACCTGGAACCTTCACTAACCAGATCCAAGCGGCCTTCAGGGAACCACGGCTTCTGGTGGTGACTGATCCCAGGGCTGACCACCAGCCCCTCACGGAGGCCTCTTACGTCAACCTGCCCACCATTGCTCTGTGCAACACAGATTCCCCTCTGCgctatgtggacattgccatcccGTGCAACAACAAG GGCGCTCACTCGGTGGGGTTgatgtggtggatgctggcccgGGAAGTGCTCCGCATGCGTGGCACTATCTCCCGTGAGCACCCCTGGGAAGTTATGCCTGACCTTTACTTCTACAGAGACCCGGAGGAG attgagaaggaggagcaggctgctgctgagaaggccgtgaccaaggaggaattccagggcgAATGGACCgcgccagctcctgagttcactgccgCTCAGcccgaggtggcagactggtctgagggtgtgcaggtgccctctgtgccCATCCagcagttccctactgaagactggagtgcccAGCCAACCACTGAGGACTGGTCAGCTGCTCCCACGGCGCAGGCCACCGAGTGGGTTGGAGCCACcactgagtggtcctga
- the Ccr8 gene encoding C-C chemokine receptor type 8 — protein sequence MDYTLEPNVTITDYYPDLFTTPCDPELLLGRGTLTLAVLYCVLFVLGLLGNSLVVLVLVACKKLRSITDVYLLNLAVSDLLFVFSFPFQTHHLLDQWVFGTAVCKVVSGLYYVGFFSSMFFVTLMSVDRYLAIVHAVHAMRVRTARVGAALSLAVWLVAVAAAAPLLVFYRVSSEDGLLQCFLFFREESLRWKLFAHLEVNVLGLLLPFAVLLFCYARILRQLRGCVTRNRTRAIKLVLAVVAAALLFWVPFNVALFLQSLHDMRVLGGCAVRQRLALATHVTEVISLAHCCVNPVIYAFIGERFKKHLTDVFQKSCSHALLHLGLRVPAGPWEGPPSSQQRSSHSSTQDCIL from the coding sequence ATGGATTACACCCTGGAGCCCAACGTCACAATAACTGACTACTACCCCGACCTCTTCACCACCCCCTGCGACCCAGAGCTCCTTCTGGGACGCGGCACGCTGACCCTGGCCGTCCTGTACTGCGTCCTGTTCGTGCTGGGCCTCCTGGGAAACAGCCTGGTCGTGCTGGTCCTGGTGGCCTGCAAGAAACTGCGGAGCATCACAGACGTCTACCTGCTGAACCTGGCCGTCTCCGACCTGCTCTTCGTGTTCTCCTTCCCGTTCCAGACCCACCACCTGCTGGACCAGTGGGTGTTCGGGACCGCCGTGTGCAAGGTGGTCTCTGGCCTGTACTATGTGGGCTTTTTCAGCAGCATGTTCTTCGTCACCCTCATGAGCGTGGACAGGTACCTGGCCATCGTGCACGCGGTCCATGCCATGAGGGTGAGGACGGCCAGGGTGGGCGCGGCCCTGAGCCTGGCGGTGTGGCTGGTCGCCGTGGCGGCCGCCGCCCCGCTGCTGGTGTTCTACCGAGTGTCCTCCGAGGACGGCCTCCTGCAGTGCTTCCTGTTCTTCAGGGAGGAGTCCCTGCGCTGGAAGCTCTTCGCCCACTTGGAGGTGAACGTGCTGGGCCTCCTGCTGCCCTTCGCCGTCCTTCTGTTCTGCTACGCCAGGATCCTGCGCCAGCTGCGGGGCTGCGTGACGCGCAACCGGACCAGGGCCATCAAGCTCGTGCTGGCCGTGGTGGCCGCGGCCCTGCTCTTCTGGGTCCCCTTCAACGTGGCGCTCTTCCTCCAGTCCCTGCACGACATGCGCGTCCTGGGAGGCTGCGCCGTGAGGCAGAGGCTGGCCCTGGCCACCCACGTCACGGAAGTCATCTCTCTCGCACACTGCTGCGTGAACCCTGTCATCTACGCGTTCATAGGGGAGAGGTTCAAGAAGCACCTCACGGACGTGTTTCAGAAGAGCTGCAGCCATGCCCTCCTCCACCTGGGGCTGCGGGTGCCCGCGGGGCCGTGGGAGGGGCCCCCGTCCTCACAGCAGCGCTCTTCCCACTCCTCCACCCAGGACTGCATCCTGTAG